The nucleotide sequence CTAATTTTTCCAGTCATTTCTAGCATGTTGACTTTTCCAAAATTTAGAAATATATTTGACTGTTTGTATGTTTGACTAGGTCTGTTTATCAAAGTGCAATTGTTCTCTTTCTTCTAGTGCCTTCACCAATGCAGACTGTAGTAACATCGGAAAATTTCAAAACTGTCTTGCATTGGCAGTACCCATCTATGTCTGAAACTCCTCATTTTATTGTGGAAATCAAACCTTACAAGTAAGTTCTTTTGTCATTTCCTGTACCTGATATTCTCTAGAAGCATGTAAAAGCAATCAGTCCGTGGtaaatttttttgtttctatGTGGTGAAATCAGGTAGAGTGAAGGTTGCCTAAGTGTAAATTAAGGCAAAATTTGTCTAAAACAGGATGATTGAGGCTGGCAGgggcctctggaggtcatctggtgcaTACCCCCTGttcaagcagggtcaccaagaccaggctgcccaggaccatgtccagatggcttttgaatatctctaggggtggagactccacaacctcccttggcaacctgtgccagtgcatgGTCACCCTCAGAGATGTTTTGTCACAGTCAGCGTATCGTACAATATTGCGCAATTGGAATTGTATTAAGTGTTACTTAATCTCTTCTACAGTCCAGGTCGCTATGAGATTGTCTCAACGTGTGTGAACATCTCGACTCATTCTTGTGATCTCTCAAGGGAAATAGATAAACCCCTTGAATCTCACTGGTTTCGAGTTAAAGCTGTTGTTGGGTCACAACAGTCTGAGTATGTTGAAACAGATGAGTTTATTTTGCGAAAGCATGGTAAGTTCCATCATAAACTAAACCTTGTCATTTTTTCTCCAAATTTAAAATGTTAGTAATTATCCTTTTTGCTGTATTGTTGTCTCATTTGGAAATATTATATAGTCAGgagtctaggatgaaatgaagcaTGATGGTTGTTCAGTAGGGACTTCTGTAGTTCCGCCTCTGCAGGGACTTGTTAGCCCCCTCACTGTGGTATCtgagtatttttttcccaaacttcTAAAGGCAAGAAAGTGATGCTGATGGCTTCCTTCCCATATTCTTGTCTGGTGTCCCAGATACCAGTTTAGAGTAGGAAGCTGCCACTGGAAGCTTGTGGACCTTTAGACATCATTGAAGTAGTATTCAGGTGGTTGGTGATCCCTTGCTTGACACTATAATACTGTGTACTGACAGCTTTGGGTGTCTAGATACTATCTAGAAGCTACAGGAGTCCACTGTAGCTGAATAACCAACTGTTACTCCTTCTTCATATAAATCCTTTGGGCTGCTTCAGAAGAAGTAACAGTATTTGACGTCAGTACTGTGAACGTAATTTGTGTGTCTAGACTCCAGACCAACCCATCCAAAGCAGTGGGGCAGGCCCCAGCATTGCATGGGCAGTGCAAAGCAGATGCAAGAGAGTGAGAAGGCTGAGATACTTCTCCTTGTACTTGCTCCATTCTCATCATGTAGCTTTCAGGCAGGATGTTGCCCATGAGATTTTCCCAGACTTGGGCTGTGCTGTAGACAGACCTGGATTTGTGCATTGCTGGAGCTGAAAGAGTGGAGTCCTTATTTGTTTTCGGCTATGGTTTCCTCCCAACTTATTGCTCTAATGACTTGGAATCAGTGGCTGGCTTCTAGTGTTTTGTCAAAAGGCCAGAGGACATGGTAATAATGCTGAACTGGACAGTTTCCAGAAAATTGGTAGCCATGTGTGGAGGAGAGATACAAAATCCTTTTCCCATTGAACAAGAAACTCGTGTTCAGTCAGATAATTAGACACCAAAAATTCATGCAGGCCATTGCCATGGGAAACCAGGCTTCCCAAGTACTGTTGCTCAAGATGACATTTCTTCAGATTTTCAGGTAGTTTTTGTTTCAGTGCAGTATTGTTTTTAGCTGACTGTGATGTATGGTGGGATCTAGTCAGCAGTGCTTTGTGTTCTGTTCTCATTCACATATGTATTTCaattgctttgttatttttttctgttgtcagtGAGCTGAATTTTTGTGGCCTTATGTGTATAGGAAAGCTGGATTGCTTAACAGTAAAATTCTACATGGACAATCTCTTGTTTCCATTTTAGAAGCAGATTCATTAATGTATCCTAATGCATCTTATTACTTCTGAGTGTCAGAGCTGTGTGATATTAGCAGGATTGAACTAAACATGTAATTCTTGTCAAATTGTAGATGAATTTTGGAAAGCTAACTATAAGTAGCATGTTTTATGTCAAAAGCTTTGGCCTAATAGCAAAGGTGCAATGTGTTGCAGGAAAAATAGGACCACCAAAACTGAGTCTCTCAAGGGAGGGTAATAAAATTGTGGTTAATATTTACCATCCTGCATTCCCATCTGTGGAACTTCTTCCTTGGATCACAGAGATTTATTCAGACCTCACATACTCGGTGACTTTTCGGGATAGTGAAAATAAGGTAAGTTCCAAAGTGAAAACTTCAATTCAAAAATACTTGTTTACCTTAAATGCATAAACAAGGGGTTCATTCCTATGACACACAGAGAAAACAGATACCAAAAAACCAGTTGAACGTAACATAGGACCATTGAAGCCCTAAAATGTGAAGTGCGCCACAGTGACATGTGACTGGAAGGTCTGGATTTTAGTTGTCCAAGTGGATGTCTTACAACAAAAAATGAGTTTATTGCATTAGCTGTACACAAGATAGTCACCAGATCCTGTGCTATTGTTTCTGCGTACATGCTTGAACATTGATAACTTTACTTGTGCCCTTTTCACTTGTCTAGACCTTTCATTTAAGATTACCTTTGAAGATATTGATACCATTTCATTTAGCAGTCATGGAGGGTGAACTTGAGGAAAATGATAGTAGCTATGTTTATTTACAGTTGCCTTTTCATATGCATCCAGCTACAAGTTTAACAAGAGAATTAGGAATGCAAATCTAGACTACGAACAGGACAAACTGTAGCCGAAAGCACCGTAATCTGATCAAATATAATATCTTAAGCTAGCTCTTAAGCTGACAGATGAAGTTCACACAGATTTTGCAAGGCATATAGATGATATAGGAACCACATCTGATAGTGTTCTAACAGTTTGGGAAGTGGTGGAATGTACTGTAACACATATTGTTGTATTGAGTCAAATGACATAATGTAACTGTCATTTTTTTGCAGAGTAAACAAGAGTTCCGTGAAGTCACCTGTACCATGTATAAATGTAACCTCAGCATCTCAGTTCCTACTGAAGGTTCCACTTACTGTGTTTCAGCGAAGGGAACTTTAGAAGACTATGTGATGTTTGGTGCCCCGTCAGAAGACACCTGTATTCATGTTCCTCTCAAGCAGACACAGAGTAAGAGGATTCTAAAACTTTAATAAGAGCATACTGAGTCGGTTCTAACAAAGTATTTGAGCTCTGATATAGCCATGGGATGACTTGGATGCTTATGGGAGAATACAAAAAAGGGAAAGCATGGTAATTCTTTTCCAAATGCACTTTCCCAGGTCTAAAGACCTCTAAAGATCATGTATTATTTTCAAGTAACCTTAACTTTTTTTGAGGTGCTTTTCCTTCTTCACTTGTTTCCATTGCACCTCATCATTGGTGTAATTAACAAATTATTCATTCACTGAGTTACATGATTCTCAGGAGCattgtctttctctctctctctctcttgtaaCAAATGACTTTTTGCTCAGTCTTACCAGTGGGGAAAATGTATATAGACTTCCTCAAGTTTAAAGCAACTTGGAGTCATAAAATTGAGGTATTaagatatttttcttaattaaataaaacaaaggtGGCTAGTGACCCAACTTTATATCTCTGATAACCTCTTAAAACTTTTTCATGTTACTTCATATGGCCTAAAATGTCACTAGAGAAAAGAGATAAAATAGATAAAAGcagttacacagaatcacagaatgttaggggttggaagggacctcaaaagatcatccagtccaatccccctgccggagcaggaacacctaaatgaggttacacaggaatgtgtccaggcgggttttgaatgtctccagaggagactccacaacctccctgggcagcctgttccagtgctctatcaccctcactgagaagaagtttcttctcaaatttaagtggaacctcttgtgttccagtttgaacccgttactccttgtcttaccattggttgtcaccgagaagagcctggctccatcctcataacacttacccttcacatatttatgaACGTTAATgacgtcacccctcagtctcctcttctccaggctaaagagacccagctccctcagcctttcctcgaaagggagatgctccactcccttcgtcatctttgttgccctgcgctggactctctccagcagttccctgtccttcttgaactgaggggcccagaactggacacaatattccagacgcagtctcaccagggcagagtagaggtggaggagaagctctctggacctactaaccacccccttctaatacaccccaggatgccattggccttcctggccacaagggaacagtgctggttcatggtcatcctgctgtccaccaggacccccagatccctttcccctacactgctctccaacaggtcattcctcaactgATACTGGAACATGGGGGTTGTtcttacccagatgcaatactctacacttgcccgtgTTATATTGCATTAAATCTTTCCCCAcccactctccagcctgtccacatcttgctggatggcagcacagccttctggcatgtcatcCACTCCTCgaagcttggtgtcatcaggaagcttggtgtcatcagcaaacttgctgacagtgccctctattccctcatccaagtcattgatgaatatattgaatactactggtcccagtactaacccttgaggcactccacaggcctccaactagactctgccccattgaccacaactctctggcttctttcctgcagtcagttcacagtccacctcactacccaatcatccagactgaactccctcagtttagcagtaaggatgctgtgggaaactgtgtcaaatgctttactgaaatcaagatagaccacatccaccgctctgccatcatctatccacctgatTATGTCTTCAtcaaaggctatgaggttggtcatgCAAGACTTCCCCTTTGGtcaagccatgctgactgtccctaatgaccctctcatCCTTGAGATGGTACCCCGggtaagtcgttccatcactttcctagggatggaggtgaggctgacgagTCTACAGTTACACggctcctccttcctgccctttttgaagactggagtggcatttgctttcctccagtcctcaggcacctctcccacttcccacaacttagcaaagatgatggagagtggcccagcaatgacctcagccagctccctcagcacccgtgggtacatcccatctggacccatggatttatggatgtccagattgcctaactgctccctaactcagtcctcatcaaccagggcagactcctccattgtcctgccttcctctggggcctcaggggtatggggctcctcagggcagCCTCTGACAGtgtaggcagagacaaagaaggcattcaataactctgccttctctgtatcttctgtcaccagggcacccacctcattcatcagtgggacTATGTcacctctggtgttagttttatctgccacgtatttgaaaaaacactttctgttgtccttgactcctctcaccaggtttaattctaaggaggccttagctttcctagttgcctccctacattctCTGAAAACAGCCTTATAGTTTTCCCAAGTGGCAAGCCTCTCCTTCTATGATCTAtataaactctcttcttccacttgaccttacccagcagttccctgtttaaccacgcaggtctcctggctcacTTCCTTggcttcctacgtgtcaggatgctctgatcttgagcctggtagaagcagtccctgaacactaaccaactatcttggacctCTTTACCTTCAAatagccttgcccatgggatttcccctagcaattgcttgaaaaggccaaagtttgcccagcTGAAGTCCAggcttgcaattctgcttgctgttctgttcctgccacatgagatcctgaactccgctatttcatggtcactgcaaccaaggcagccgtCAACCTTTACTACTtgaaccagaccctccttgttagtgaggatgaggtccagcagtgcacctcttctagtcggctcctccaccatttgcatcagaaagttattgtcaaggcactggaggaacctcctagactgtggctggctggctgagtagtccttccagcaaacatcagggaagttaaaatcccccaccacaaccagggcctgtgactgtgaggctacTCTCAGCtgtctgaagaaggcctcatcaacttcctaccctgatctggtggcctgtaatagacacccacaacagtatcacccctgccagcctgccccttaattctcacccatagactaactcactcctcatccatgcctggacagtactcaatacattgtagttgtgCTCTCACATAAACAGCAACTCTACCACCGTGCCTGGCTGGCCtgtttttcctgaaaaggacatagccatccatgaccacattccagtcatgtgagctgtcccaccatgtctctgtaactgccaccagatcataatctcctgaccaaacacaggttttcttaactcctcctgcttattccccatgctgtgtgcattggtgtgcaggcatttcagggagcaagctgagcacactgatttttgccctaggggtatgggaggcctcccggtcttcatcaattctagagtgctgttccactggtgcaagcccagatacaaccccatcccccttcaaatctagtttaaagctctccaaatgagtcctgctaattcctgtcccaacatccttttgcctctgcaagataaacctttcccacgtatcactgttcggactggtgtcttgtaaaaccaaccgttatcaaagaatccaaagcccttcctgtagcaccagtcctgtagccaatcatttatggactgaatttttctcttCCATATCACATCGTCAACTgaaaatggaaggaaggaagagaaaatcacttgagccccagactctttcaccatctTGTCCCaatgccttgaaatctttcttcgtTCTCCTCAGACTATGAGATGCAGCTTCcttcccacctgtctggaagatcagtagtgggtagtagtctgttgggtgcaccaggttgtgGAGCACCCTGGTGAcatccctgatccaggctctgggtaggctacaaacttccctatggtGAGGGTCAACTCTGCGTATTAgaccctctgtccctctcagaagggaattgcctactacaattacccttttttctttcttatttgaggcagtcttgaggtgtggagtcaactgcctct is from Patagioenas fasciata isolate bPatFas1 chromosome 3, bPatFas1.hap1, whole genome shotgun sequence and encodes:
- the IFNGR1 gene encoding interferon gamma receptor 1 isoform X2 → MQTVVTSENFKTVLHWQYPSMSETPHFIVEIKPYNPGRYEIVSTCVNISTHSCDLSREIDKPLESHWFRVKAVVGSQQSEYVETDEFILRKHGKIGPPKLSLSREGNKIVVNIYHPAFPSVELLPWITEIYSDLTYSVTFRDSENKSKQEFREVTCTMYKCNLSISVPTEGSTYCVSAKGTLEDYVMFGAPSEDTCIHVPLKQTQSTTDIFVLCGVILGVIIILIVSLIYGCKNLRKNNIKLPKSLVTVIRNLNTDTIVDSRSEARYTSVISFMSGQSALPLNGEVTSLEVEPEDETLSPDSSCEAASSVPPPESPAKTEEVFVQEGTEEIPSDDEQNHKVKETYVISDSGQMDTSSNSSGVDVSATEIHQTIIPSSCPKFSGYDKPHVPLDMLIDVGEEQPVNGYRLTD